The Neodiprion virginianus isolate iyNeoVirg1 chromosome 5, iyNeoVirg1.1, whole genome shotgun sequence genome contains a region encoding:
- the LOC124305465 gene encoding pre-mRNA-processing-splicing factor 8 — translation MSIPPYLLGPNPWATMMAQQQAHAQLAAAQAHAQAAAHAQAAHHAHMQAMAGPPLPQLPKQPEVISEDKLQEKAQKWQQLQSKRFAEKRKFGFVDAQKEDMPPEHIRKIIRDHGDMSSRKYRHDKRVYLGALKYMPHAVMKLLENMPMPWEQIRDVKVLYHITGAITFVNEIPWVIEPVYIAQWGTMWIMMRREKRDRRHFKRMRFPPFDDEEPPLDYADNVLDVEPLEAIQIELDSEEDESVATWFYEHKPLVGTKHVNGSTYRKWNLSLPQMATLYRLANQLLTDLVDQNFFYLFDPKSFFTAKALNMAIPGGPKFEPLVKDSNAADEDWNEFNDINKIIIRQPIRTEYRIAFPYLYNNMPHFVHLSWYHAPNVVYIKTEDPDLPAFYFDPLINPISHRNSLKTMEPLLEEDEDFVLPEEVQPFLQETPLYTDNTANGIALLWAPRPFNTRSGRTRRAIDIPLVKSWYREHCPPGQPVKVRVSYQKLLKYFVLNALKHRPPKPQKKRYLFRSFKSTKFFQTTTIDWVEAGLQVCRQGYNMLNLLIHRKNLNYLHLDYNFNLKPVKTLTTKERKKSRFGNAFHLCREILRLTKLIIDSHVQYRLNNVDAFQLADGLQYIFAHVGQLTGMYRYKYKLMRQIRMCKDLKHLIYYRFNTGPVGKGPGCGFWAPGWRVWLFFMRGITPLLERWLGNLLSRQFEGRHSKGVAKTVTKQRVESHFDLELRASVMHDIVDMMPEGIKQNKARTILQHLSEAWRCWKANIPWKVPGLPIPIENMILRYVKMKADWWTNTAHYNRERIRRGATVDKTVCKKNLGRLTRLYLKAEQERQHNYLKDGPYISPEEAVAIYTTTVHWLESRRFAPIPFPPLSYKHDTKLLILALERLKEAYSVKSRLNQSQREELGLIEQAYDNPHEALSRIKRHLLTQRAFKEVGIEFMDLYSHLIPVYDVEPLEKITDAYLDQYLWYEADKRRLFPPWVKPSDTEPPPLLVYKWCQGINNLQDVWDVSEGECNVLLESKFEKLYEKIDLTLLNRLLRLIVDHNIADYMTAKNNVVINYKDMNHTNSYGIIRGLQFASFIAQYYGLVLDLLVLGLQRASEMAGPPQMPNDFLTFQDVASETAHPIRLFCRYVDRIHLFLRFTAEEARDLIQRYLTEHPDPNNENIVGYNNKKCWPRDARMRLMKHDVNLGRAVFWDIKNRLPRSTTTIQWENSFVSVYSKDNPNLLFNMSGFECRILPKCRTTHEEFTHRDGVWNLQNEITKERTAQCFLRVDDESLQRFHNRVRQILMASGSTTFTKIVNKWNTALIGLMTYFREAVVNTQELLDLLVKCENKIQTRIKIGLNSKMPSRFPPVVFYTPKELGGLGMLSMGHVLIPQSDLRWSKQTDVGITHFRSGMSHDEDQLIPNLYRYIQPWESEFIDSQRVWAEYALKRQEANAQNRRLTLEDLEDSWDRGIPRINTLFQKDRHTLAYDKGWRIRTEFKQYQVLKQNPFWWTHQRHDGKLWNLNNYRTDMIQALGGVEGILEHTLFKGTYFPTWEGLFWEKASGFEESMKYKKLTNAQRSGLNQIPNRRFTLWWSPTINRANVYVGFQVQLDLTGIFMHGKIPTLKISLIQIFRAHLWQKVHESIVMDLCQVFDQELDALEIETVQKETIHPRKSYKMNSSCADILLFSAYKWNVSRPSLLADSKDMMDNTTTQKYWIDVQLRWGDYDSHDIERYARAKFLDYTTDNMSIYPSPTGLLIAIDLAYNLHSAYGNWFPGCKPLIQQAMAKIMKANPALYVLRERIRKALQLYSSEPTEPYLSSQNYGELFSNQIIWFVDDTNVYRVTIHKTFEGNLTTKPINGAIFIFNPRTGQLFLKIIHTSVWAGQKRLGQLAKWKTAEEVAALIRSLPVEEQPKQIIVTRKGMLDPLEVHLLDFPNIVIKGSELQLPFQACLKVEKFGDLILKATEPQMVLFNLYDDWLKTISSYTAFSRLILILRALHVNTERTKVVLKPDKTTITEPHHIWPSLTDDEWIKVEVQLKDLILADYGKKNNVNVASLTQSEIRDIILGMEISAPSAQRQQIAEIEKQTKEQSQLTATTTRTVNKHGDEIITATTSNYETQTFSSKTEWRVRAISATNLHLRTNHIYVSSDDIKETGYTYILPKNVLKKFVTISDLRAQIAGYLYGISPPDNPQVKEIRCIVMAPQWGTHQTVHLPSSLPNHQYLKEMEPLGWIHTQPNELPQLSPQDISTHARVMAENPGWDGEKTIVITCSFTPGSCSLTAYKLTPSGFEWGKQNTDKGNNPKGYLPSHYEKVQMLLSDRFLGFFMVPSQGSWNYNFMGVRHDPNMKYELQLANPKEFYHEVHRPAHFLNFSSLEDGDGVGADREDMYA, via the exons ATGTCTATACCGCCTTACTTGCTGGGCCCAAACCCGTGGGCCACCATGATGGCCCAGCAGCAGGCCCACGCTCAGCTTGCAGCTGCGCAAGCTCACGCGCAAGCAGCGGCTCATGCTCAGGCAGCCCATCATGCTCACATGCAAGCAATGGCTGGGCCGCCGCTACCGCAGCTGCCTAAGCAGCCCGAAGTTATTTCCGAAGATAAATTGCAGGAAAAAG CTCAAAAGTGGCAGCAATTACAGTCCAAACGTTTTGCGGAGAAACGTAAATTTGGGTTCGTCGATGCTCAGAAGGAGGATATGCCACCTGAGCACATAAGAAAGATTATTAGAGATCATGGAGATATGAGCAGCCGAAAATACAGACATGACAAACGTGTTTATTTGGG TGCTCTGAAATACATGCCTCATGCTGTGATGAAATTGTTGGAAAACATGCCAATGCCATGGGAACAAATTCGGGACGTCAAAGTGCTGTATCATATCACCGGAGCCATCACATTTGTCAATGAAATTCCATGGGTCATTGAACCAGTCTATATCGCTCAGTGGGG aaCAATGTGGATCATGATGAGGCGTGAGAAACGAGACAGAAGACATTTCAAAAGAATGAGATTTCCTCCGTTCGATGATGAAGAACCGCCTCTAGATTATGCAGACAATGTGTTGGATGTCGAGCCTTTGGAAGCCATACAAATCGAGCTTGACTCGGAGGAAGACGAATCGGTTGCTACATGGTTTTACGAGCACAAACCTTTGGTTGGGACAAA GCATGTTAATGGATCAACTTATCGTAAGTGGAACTTGTCCCTTCCACAAATGGCAACATTATATCGTTTGGCCAATCAGCTGCTGACTGATTTGGTTGATCAAAATTTCTTCTACCTCTTTGATCCAAAGTCGTTCTTTACTGCAAAAGCTTTGAACATGGCCATTCCTGGCGGTCCTAAGTTTGAGCCCCTTGTGAAGGATTCAAATGCTGCTGACGAGGATTGGAACGAGTTCAAcgacataaataaaataatcatccGACAACCAATTCGTACGGAATATCGTATCGCTTTTCCTTATCTGTACAACAACATGCCACACTTCGTTCATCTTTCGTG GTACCACGCTCCTAACGTTGTCTACATCAAGACCGAGGATCCAGATTTACCTGCCTTTTATTTTGATCCATTGATCAACCCGATTTCACACCGAAATTCATTGAAG ACAATGGAGCCTCTTCttgaagaagatgaagatttTGTACTGCCTGAAGAGGTTCAGCCATTTTTGCAGGAGACTCCGCTTTATACAGACAACACGGCTAATGGAATTGCTCTGCTTTGGGCACCACGTCCGTTTAACACGCGATCTGGCAGAACTAGACGAGCGATTGATATTCCCCTGGTAAAATCTTGGTACCGCGAACATTGTCCACCGGGACAGCCAGTCAAAGTTCGTGTCAGTTACCAGAAATTGCTAAAGTACTTTGTCCTGAATGCATTGAAACACAGGCCTCCAAAGCCACAGAAAAAACGATACCTCTTCAGATCTTTCAAATCGACCAAGTTCTTCCAGACTACAACTATCGACTGGGTAGAAGCTGGTCTTCAAGTATGCAGGCAGGGATACAATATGTTGAACTTGCTCATTCACAGAAAGAATTTGAACTATCTTCATCTTGATTATAACTTTAACTTGAAACCGGTCAAGACTTTGACCAccaaagagagaaagaagtcGCGTTTTGGAAATG CATTCCATCTCTGTCGTGAAATCCTCCGACTGACCAAACTGATTATCGATTCTCACGTTCAGTACCGTTTGAACAACGTTGATGCCTTTCAACTCGCTGACGGGCTTCAATACATCTTTGCTCATGTCGGACAACTTACTGGCATGTATCGCTACAAGTACAAACTGATGAGGCAGATTAGAATGTGCAAAGACTTGAAGCACCTTATCTATTACAGATTTAACACT GGTCCAGTAGGCAAAGGTCCCGGATGTGGATTCTGGGCACCTGGATGGAGAGTGTGGCTATTCTTCATGCGTGGTATCACACCGCTGCTCGAACGCTGGCTTGGTAATCTTTTGTCTAGGCAGTTCGAGGGACGGCATTCCAAAGGGGTTGCAAAGACTGTGACCAAACAGCGAGTCGAGTCGCACTTCGATCTCGAATTGCGAGCCTCTGTGATGCACGACATCGTTGACATGATGCCTGAAGGTATTAAACAGAACAAAGCCAGAACAATTCTTCAACATCTTAGCGAGGCTTGGAGATGCTGGAAAGCTAACATTCCATGGAAG GTTCCAGGGCTGCCTATTCCGATCGAAAATATGATTCTTCGATACGTTAAGATGAAGGCTGACTGGTGGACTAACACCGCACATTACAATCGCGAACGTATTAGGCGAGGTGCTACAGTCGATAAGACAGTCTGTAAAAAGAACTTGGGACGTCTGACAAGACTCTACTTGAAGGCAGAGCAGGAAAGGCAACACAATTACTTGAAA GATGGACCATACATCTCTCCAGAAGAAGCTGTTGCCATTTATACAACGACAGTTCACTGGCTTGAGTCTCGTCGATTTGCGCCAATACCATTCCCACCATTGTCTTACAAACACGACACGAAACTTTTGATTCTTGCTTTGGAAAGATTGAAGGAAGCCTACAGCGTCAAGTCAAGGTTAAATCAGAGCCAGCGAGAGGAACTCGGATTGATTGAACAAGCCTACGACAATCCTCATGAGGCGTTGTCAAGGATTAAACGTCATTTATTGACGCAGAGGGCGTTCAAAGAG GTCGGAATCGAGTTTATGGATCTCTACAGTCACCTGATTCCCGTCTACGACGTTGAGCCGTTGGAAAAAATCACGGATGCGTACCTGGATCAATATCTCTGGTACGAGGCGGACAAACGCAGACTTTTCCCACCCTGGGTAAAGCCATCTGATACAGAACCGCCTCCACTTTTGGTGTACAAGTGGTGTCAGGGTATAAACAACTTGCAGGATGTGTGGGATGTTAGTGAAGGCGAGTGCAACGTCCTGCTTGAGTCGAAGTTTGAGAAACtgtacgaaaaaattgatttaacaTTGCTCAACAGACTCCTCAGGCTCATCGTTGATCACAATATCGCTGATTACATGACAGCAAAGAACAACGTTGTCATAAATTACaag GACATGAATCACACGAACAGTTACGGTATTATAAGAGGTCTGCAATTCGCTTCGTTCATAGCACAATACTATGGCTTGGTATTGGACTTACTCGTGCTCGGTTTGCAAAGAGCAAGCGAAATGGCTGGGCCACCGCAAATGCCCAACGATTTTCTGACTTTCCAAGATGTAGCTTCTGAAACGGCTCATCCAATTCGTTTATTCTGCAGATACGTGGATAGAATCCACTTGTTTCTCAG GTTCACAGCAGAAGAAGCCAGAGATCTGATACAACGGTACTTGACCGAACATCCAGATCCGAACAACGAAAATATCGTAGGTTACAACAATAAGAAGTGCTGGCCTAGAGATGCGAGAATGCGCTTGATGAAACACGACGTAAACCT CGGTCGAGCCGTATTCTGGGACATAAAGAACAGATTGCCTCGGTCGACGACCACCATTCAGTGGGAGAATAGTTTTGTGAGTGTCTACAGTAAAGACAATCCCAATTTGTTATTCAACATGAGTGGTTTCGAGTGTCGCATATTACCAAAATGCAGAACGACGCATGAAGAATTCACGCACAGAGACGGAGTTTGGAATCTGCAGAATGAAATCACTAAGGAAAGGACGGCACAGTGTTTCCTCAGAGTTGACGATGAAAGTCTTCAGAGATTCCACAACAGAGTCAGACAGATCCTCATGGCGTCTGGGTCAACTACTTTCACCAAAATCGTAAACAAATGGAACACTGCGCTCATCGGTCTCATGACTTACTTCCGCGAAGCTGTTGTCAATACTCAAGAACTTCTGGATCTACTTGTCAAGTGCGAGAACAAAATTCAAACCAGAATCAAGATCGGTTTGAACTCTAAAATGCCTTCGAGATTTCCACCTGTCGTTTTCTATACTCCCAAAGAACTTGGAGGACTCGGTATGCTGTCTATGGGACACGTTCTCATTCCACAG TCTGACCTGAGATGGTCAAAGCAAACTGACGTTGGAATTACTCATTTCCGATCCGGAATGAGTCACGACGAGGATCAGTTGATTCCCAACTTGTACAGATACATTCAGCCATGGGAATCAGAGTTCATTGATTCTCAACGAGTGTGGGCCGAGTACGCGTTGAAGCGTCAAGAGGCGAATGCGCAAAATCGTCGTCTCACTCTGGAAGATCTTGAAGACAGTTGGGACCGTGGTATACCAAGGATAAACACACTCTTCCAAAAGGATAGGCACACTCTTGCCTATGACAAAGGATGGAGAATCCGAACAGAATTCAAACAGTACCAG GTACTCAAACAAAATCCGTTCTGGTGGACCCATCAACGTCACGACGGTAAATTGTGGAACTTGAACAACTACCGAACTGATATGATCCAAGCGCTTGGAGGAGTCGAAGGTATCCTTGAGCATACTCTGTTCAAAGGAACGTATTTCCCTACCTGGGAAGGTCTGTTTTG GGAGAAGGCATCAGGATTTGAAGAGTCGATGAAgtacaaaaaattgacaaacgCACAGAGATCTGGTTTAAATCAAATTCCGAACCGTCGTTTTACTTTGTGGTGGTCGCCGACCATCAACAGAGCCAACGTTTACGTTGGATTCCAG GTGCAACTGGATCTGACTGGAATTTTCATGCACGGAAAAATTCCCACGCTAAAAATATCCCTGATTCAAATCTTCCGTGCCCATTTGTGGCAAAAGGTTCACGAATCTATCGTCATGGATCTGTGTCAAGTGTTTGATCAAGAATTAGATGCTCTCGAGATTGAAACTGTACAAAAGGAAACTATCCACCCGAGAAAGTCTTACAAGATGAACTCGTCTTGCGCCGATATCTTGCTCTTCTCTGCGTACAAGTGGAATGTGTCCAGGCCATCTTTGCTAGCAGATTCAAA AGACATGATGGACAATACCACAACCCAAAAATATTGGATTGATGTCCAATTGAGGTGGGGTGACTACGATTCTCATGACATTGAACGATACGCAAGGGCGAAGTTTTTGGACTATACAACAGACAACATGTCGATTTATCCTTCTCCAACAGGGCTGCTTATCGCCATTGATTTGGCTTACAACCTGCACAG CGCATATGGTAACTGGTTCCCGGGCTGTAAGCCTCTTATCCAGCAAGCGATGGCAAAGATAATGAAAGCCAACCCTGCGCTTTATGTACTAAGAGAGCGCATCAGGAAGGCTCTTCAACTCTACTCTTCAGAACCAACAGAGCCTTACCTATCGTCACAAAATTACGGAGAGCTGTTCTCAAATCAGATTATTTG GTTTGTCGATGATACAAACGTCTACCGAGTAACGATTCACAAGACTTTTGAAGGTAATTTGACTACGAAACCTATCAACGGTGCCATCTTTATCTTCAACCCTCGCACTGGACAGCTTTTCCTCAAAATTATTCACACCTCGGTTTGGGCTGGTCAAAAGCGTCTCGGACAG CTGGCGAAATGGAAAACTGCCGAGGAAGTTGCGGCGTTGATTCGGTCTCTTCCCGTTGAAGAGCAACCTAAACAAATTATCGTAACCAGAAAAGGAATGTTGGATCCTCTCGAG GTTCATTTACTCGACTTCCCTAACATCGTTATCAAAGGTTCGGAGTTGCAACTTCCGTTCCAAGCCTGTCTTAAGGTAGAAAAGTTTGGTGACCTTATTCTGAAGGCTACGGAACCTCAAATGGTTCTCTTCAATCTCTATGACGATTGGCTGAAAACAATTTCTTCGTACACG GCATTTTCACGTCTGATCCTGATTCTGCGAGCATTACATGTCAACACAGAAAGAACAAAAGTTGTTCTCAAGCCTGACAAAACGACTATCACAGAGCCGCATCATATTTGGCCATCACTTACCGATGACGAGTGGATCAAGGTGGAAGTGCAGTTGAAGGATTTGATTTTGGCTGACtatggaaagaaaaacaa CGTCAATGTTGCATCGCTAACACAGTCTGAAATTCGTGACATTATTCTTGGAATGGAGATCAGCGCTCCGTCGGCTCAGAGACAACAGATTGCCGAGATTGAAAAACAGACTAAAGAGCAATCGCAGCTCACTGCAACAACCACTAGAACAGTCAACAAACATGGTGACGAAATTATCACCGCCACTACTTCAAACTATGAAACTCAGACGTTCAGTTCAAAAACGGAATGGCGAGTGAGAGCTATTTCGGCCACCAATCTTCACCTCAGAACTAACCACATATACGTTTCGTCTGACGATATCAAGGAAACCGGGTACACTTATATACTGCCAAAGAATGTTCTCAAGAAATTTGTCACCATCTCTGACTTACGCGCGCAG ATCGCAGGGTATCTGTACGGCATTAGTCCTCCGGACAATCCTCAGGTGAAGGAGATACGGTGTATAGTAATGGCCCCACAATGGGGTACACATCAAACTGTGCATCTTCCAAGTTCTTTGCCAAACCATCAATATCTCAAAGAGATGGAACCGCTTGGATGGATACACACTCAGCCGAATGAACTGCCTCAATTATCTCCACAA gACATATCAACGCACGCCAGAGTTATGGCCGAAAATCCTGGATGGGACGGAGAGAAAACAATTGTCATTACATGCAGTTTCACCCCTGGTTCATGTTCCCTCACGGCATACAAACTCACTCCTAG TGGATTTGAATGGGGGAAACAAAACACGGACAAGGGAAACAATCCCAAAGGATATCTTCCAAGTCACTACGAAAAAGTACAAATGCTGCTTTCTGATCGTTTCCTGGGCTTCTTTATGGTTCCTAGTCAGGGTTCTTGGAACTACAACTTCATGG GCGTGAGACACGACCCGAATATGAAGTACGAACTGCAATTAGCAAATCCGAAAGAATTTTACCACGAGGTTCACCGACCCGCCCATTTCTTAAATTTCTCAAGCTTGGAAGATGGCGACGGCGTTGGAGCGGATAGGGAAGACATGTACGCGTAA